One Thioclava sp. ES.031 genomic window, CCGCCAGCGCGGGGTCGAACTGCCGCTGGTGATCTCGGACCATATCGATTGGGTGGACCTGACGCGCACCGTGCGCGAGATCGACCCGTCCGAGCTATGGATCACCCATGGCCGCGAGGAGGCGCTGATGCGCTGGGCGGAACTGGAGGGGCGCGTGGCCCGCCCGCTGCACCTCGTGGGCTATGAGGAGGAGCCGGAATGAGAGCCTTCGCGGTCCTTCTCGAACGGCTCGCCTTCACACCGGGGCGCAATGCCAAGCTCGACGTGCTGGCCGATTACCTGCGCCATGCGCCCGATCCCGAGCGCGGCTATGCGCTGGCGGCCCTGACCGGAGAGCTGGAGCTGGGCCGCGCGCAGCCAGCGGTGTTGCGCGCCATGGTGGGCGAGCGGGTCGATCCCGAGCTTTTCGCGTTGTCCTATGACTACGTGGGCGATCTGGCCGAGACGATCGCGCTGATCTGGCCGCAGGAGAACACGGCTCAGGACGTCGATCTGGTCGAGATCGTCGAGACCTTGCAGGACACGCCGAAAACCCGCGTCGGGCCGCTGATCGCGGGCTGGCTGGACCGGCTGGCCCCATCGGAACGCTATGCGCTCTTGAAACTCGCGACCGGGGGGCTGCGCGTCGGCGTTTCTGCACGGCTTGCGCGGGTGGCGCTGGCCTCGGTCGGCAGGCCCGAGCTGGAAGAGATCGAGGAAATCTGGCACGGGCTCTCGCCGCCCTATCAGCCGCTTTTCGACTGGATCGAGGGTGGCGAGAAACCCGAACGCGCGGGCTTTGCGCCGTTCCGGCCGGTGATGCTCTCGACGCCCACCGATCTCGAGGCGCTCACCGATCTGCCGCCGGGGGATTTCGCCGCCGAGTGGAAATGGGACGGCATCCGGGTGCAGGCCGTGGCCGAGGGCGGCGAGCGGCGGCTCTATTCGCGCACCGGCGAGGATATCTCCGGCGCTTTCCCCGATGTGGTCGCGCATATGGGCTTCGAGGGCGCGCTGGATGGCGAGTTGATCGTGCGGCGCGGCGATCAGGTCGCGCCCTTCGGCGATCTGCAAAAGCGGCTGGGGCGGAAATCTCCGGGCAAGGCGATGCTGGCCTCCCATCCGGCGGCGCTACGGCTCTACGACATCCAGATCGAGGGCGAGGAAGACCTGCGCCCCCTGCCCTTCGAGACCCGTCGCACCCGGCTGGAGGCCTTCGTGGCCGGTCTGAACTCAGACCGCTTCGACGTCTCGGAACTGCTGCCCTTCGACACTTGGGAGGATCTCGCCGATTTACGCGAAGCGCCGCCCGAGGTGGTGATCGAGGGCGTGATGCTGAAACGTCGCGACACGCCCTATATGGCAGGCCGCCCCAAGGGGCCGTGGTTCAAGTGGAAACGCGATCCGCGCATCATCGACGCGGTGATCCTGTATGCCCAACGCGGGCATGGCAAACGATCGGGCTTCTATTCCGATTTCACCTTCGGCGTCTGGGATGGTGACCGGCTCGTGCCCGTGGGTAAGGCCTATTCCGGTTTCACCGACGAGGAGCTGCGCCGGCTCGACCGTTTCGTGCGCAATCACACCGTGGAGCGCTTCGGCCCGGTGCGCTCCCTGTCGCCCGATCTTGTGGTGGAGGTGGCCTTCGAGGGGCTCAACCGCTCCACCCGCCACAAATCGGGCGTCGCGATGCGCTTCCCGCGCATCTCGCGCATCCGCTGGGACAAACCCGCAGGCGAGGCCGACCGGATCGAGACGCTGCGCGCGATGCTGCCCGAGCTGGACCAGCCCTAGCGGATCAGCACATAATAGCCCGGCGCATCGCAGAGCGGACGATACTTGCGCCCCTTGCCCATGGGCGGTGGCGCGATCTCCTGCCCGTCGCCGGTCTTGCGCAGCCATTTCGCCCACGGCTCCCACCACGACCCTTCGCGGGGCGCGCATTCCGCAGCCCAGTCCGACGCGGAAGGGTGCAGCATGCCGGGGCGATGCTCCATCAAGCGGTAGCTCGCCCGCGGCGCGCCCGGCGGACGCACGATCCCGGTATTGTGCCCGCCCGAGACCAGCGCGAAGGTGACGGCGCCCGGCAGCGACCATGTCAGCTTGAAGACCGAATGCCACGGCGCGATGTGATCGGTCTGGGTCGCGACGGCGAAGACCGGCGTCTCGATATCTTGCAAGAAGACCGGCGTGCCACGCGTATCCATCCGCCCCTCGGCCAGATCATTGTCGAGGAACAGCCGGCGCAGATATTGCGAATGCATCTTGTAGGGCATCCGCGTCGCGTCATGGCTCCACGAGGCCAGCGCGCCATCTGTCTCGCGCTCGCCCATCAGATAGGTATGGACCGCCTGCGACCAGATCAGGTCCTTCGACTTGAGCATCGTGAAAGTGCCCGCCATCGCGGTCTTGTCGAGATAGCCCTCCTCCCACATCATGTCTTCGATCAGGCTGAGCTGGTCTTCATTGGTGAACAGGCTCAATTCCCCGGCCTCGGTGAAATCGACCTGCGCCGCCAGCATCGTCAGCGAGGCCAGCCGGTCATCGCCATCGCGCGCCATCGCCGCCGCCGCGACCGAAAGAAGCGTACCGCCAAGGCAATAGCCCAGCCCGTGAACCTTCTCCGCCCCGGTGATCGCGCAGACCGCATCGAGCGCCGTCATCACCCCCTCTTCGCGGTAATCGTCGAAGCCCAGATCGCGGTCGCCTTCGTCGGGGTTCTTCCACGAGATCGCGAAGACGGTGAAACCCTGCCCCACGAGCCAGCGGATCAGCGAATTCGTCTCTTCCAGATCGAGGATGTAATATTTCATGATCCAGGCCGGGACGATCAGCAGCGGCACCGAATGCACCTTCGGCGTGCTGGGCTCGTATTGGAGCAATTCGATCAGATCGTTGCGCAGCACCACCTTGCCCGGCGTCAGCGCGACATCGGTTCCCGGGATCAGCGTGGGTTCCGGCTTGGTGTCGCCGGTCATCACCTTGACCGCATCCTCGCCCCAATAGCGCGCCCCGCGCATCAGGTTCACCCCGCCTTCCTTCAAGGTCCGCTCGATCACCAGCGGATTGGTCGCGATGAAATTCGTGGGCGACACCATGTCGAGCCATTGCCGCGCGTAGAACTGCATCATCTGCTCGTGGCGCGCCTCGACCCCGCGCACGTCCGTCGTCGCGTTGTGCCACCATTGCTGGGCATGCAGGAAGCTTTGCGCATAGAGGGCATAGGGAAACTGCTGCCAATCGGGCGCGGAGAAGCGGCGGTCCTGCGGCAACGGCTCGAGCGGCTGCGCCTCGGCATCGTCGCTCCGGTGCGGCGCCATCTCGCGCAACAGGTGCATCCATTTGCGCCCCGCCTTCCAGCCCAGCTCGGCCTGCTTGCCGGGGCTGAGCGCAAGATGGGTCGCCCAATCGGAAAACGCGAGGCCGAGCGAAATCGGAGACAGCCCGCCCTCGGCCCGGCCCCTCAGCGCGTGGGACAACCGGTCGAGCCGCTCGAACGAGGCCAGCGCCGCGCTGTGCTCCTCGGCCTGAGGCGTGTCGGCCTTTGCAGCTTTACCGGCAGCCTTGCCCGCGCCCTTGCGCGGCGGCGTCTTGTCCCCGGCCAGATCCTTCATCCCGCAGCCTCCTAGCGTTGCGATTCCGCGCCGACCCTAGCGCAAAACCGATGACAGCGGTTTGACCTGACGCAAGAGTTCGCGCCGCCGCAACTCTTCACGCAAATAAGAGCCGATCTCACATGGGCGGGAGACGCATGAAATATCGGAACTGAGGCATTGCTGCATCGGTTCACCCTGCACATCTCGAGACGCAAGGGCATAGGCGAGATGGCAAACCGGGACACGCCACCCCCCGGGGACCGCTGTCCACTGCCGATGCCTCGCGACATACGGAAAGGCCGGGTTTCTCTCTCCACCCCTCCCTGCCCGGGTTTCCGGCACGACCTGCTTCCGGGTTCTCCTGTCTCTCTTGCCCGGAAGCAGGCCCCTTCACTCCCAACTCCCCGCCCCTCTCGGGCGGGGTTTTCTTTACCCGCCCCAGTTGCGCGATAGAGCACGCAAACCTGCGCGCGCCCGCGGGGTGACACCGGCCGCCCGCGTGCTAGCTATGCCCGGTCATGTTGAGCAGGCTTCGAGACAACATCATTCCGCTGACGGTGGCGCTGTCGCTCCTGATGGAGCTGATCGACGCGACCGTGCTGGCCACCGCGATCCCGGTGATCGCGCGGGACCTGTCGGTGCCGGTGCTGTCGCTGAAGATGGCGATGGCGACCTATCTGATCGCGCTGGCGGCCTTCGTGCCGATCTCGGGCTGGATCGCGGACCGGATCGGGGCGCGGCGGACCTTCCTCGCGGCGATGGGCGTATTTCTCGTGGCCTCGCTTCTCTGCGCGATCCAGACCAGCCTTACGGGGCTGGTGCTGGCCCGCGCGCTGCAGGGCATCGGGGCTGCGATGATGAGCCCCGTGGGCCGGCTGATCGTGCTGCGCCACACCTCCAAGGAGGAGATGACCCGCGCGATGGTCTATGTCACCCTGCCCGCGCTGATCGGCCCGGCGCTGGGCCCCTTCGTGGGGGCGACGGTGACGACCTTCCTCGGCTGGCGCTCGATCTTCCTGATGAACCTGCCGCTGGGCGCGCTGGCGATCTGGCTGACGCTGCGCCACATGCCCGCCGACGGCCCGCCCGAGGCGAAACCGTTCGATTTCCCCGGCTTCCTGCTGTCCGCCGTGGGGTTGGCGGCGGTGATGACCGGGTTTTCCGCGCTGGGCGAGCATATCCTGCCGTGGCAGGCCGCCGCGGGCCTCAGCGTCGCAGGCGCGGCGCTTTTGGTGCTCTACTGGCTGCGGGCGCGCAGCACGGAGGAACCGCTTCTCGATCTGCGGCTGTTCCGGCATCGCACCTTCGATGTCTCGATCACCGGCGGGTTGATCTTCCGGCTGTCGAACGGGGCGATCTCGCTGCTGCTGCCGCTGTTCTTCCAGCTGGGGCTTGGGGCCTCGGTGATGGTCTCGGGCGCGCTGACGGGTCTGAATGCGGTGGGCGCGGTCAGCTTGCGGACCTTCGTGCCGCGCATCCTCGACCGGTTCGGCTTCAAATGGGTGATGATCTGGGCGGCGGTGGTCCGGGGGGCGACGATCTTCGGCTTTATGACCGTGACCAGCATCCATGACTGGCAGCTGATCCCGCTTCTGCTGATCGGGGGCGCTGCGCAATCTGTCGTCTTCACCGCGATCAACTCCATCGGGTTTGCCGATCTCGACACGCGCGAGATGAGCCCCGCCACCGCCTTCACCGCGATGAGCCGTCAGGTCTCGCTCGCGCTCGGCATCGCGCTGGCGGGCGTGGTGCTGGAGCTGACCGCAGGCTCGGCGGCGACCACCACCGGGGCCGAGATGATCCCGATCCACGCCTTCCTCTGGGGCTTTGCGATTGCGGGCGCGACGGGGCCGCTCTCGGCGCTCTATTTCCTGCGGCTGCGCCGGGGCGATGCCGACGGGCTGCGCCGCAAGCGCCGGACGGTGGAACCCTATGGTTCGGCCAAGGAACGCTTCCGCGCGCCGCGGTCCGAACAACGTGAAGCCGCCGAGTGAGCCGGTGCGGGCTTGGCGCTAAAGATCGGGCCAAAAAATCGGGGATGCGCAGGGCGTTGAGCCGGTGTAGCGTGGCGCCATGATCAAGCTCGACCCCCGCGATATCGAAATTCTGCGCGTTCTGGCGCGCGAGGGCCGCATCACCAAGGCGGCGCTGGCCGAGAAGATCAACCTCTCGCCCACCCCTGCCTGGGACCGGCTGAAAAAGCTGGAGAAAGCGGGGCTGATCGCGGGCTATCGCGCGACCTTCAACCTCAAGAAGCTCGGGCCGCATGTGACGCTGTTCGTGGCCGCCGAACTGGCCGATCACACCGCCGCCAGTTTCCAGACATTCGAGCGCTCGCTCGATCAGCATCCCGAGGTCGTGGGCTGCTGGGCTTTGGGCGGCGGCTTCGACTATCTGATGCAGATCGTGACCCGCGACATCGACGCCTACCAGCGGCTGATCGACTCGATGCTGGACGCGCGGATCGGCATCGCGCGCTACTTCACCTATATCGTCACGAAAGAGGTGAAGAACGCCGCCATGCCCCCCTTCGACCTCTTCGCAGACCAAATGGACTGACGGACGGCGCTATTTCAGCCCAAATCCGGGGCCCGCGCAGTCCATTCGGACTATTACCCTGTGAAATCGGGCGCAGAGTGATCTCAACCAAGGAGGTCTCTCATGCTCGATACCGCCATTTCCGCCCGCCCCGATATCGCCGACAAGCGCCTGCTGCGCAGCTTTTCCTATGTGAATGGCCGCTGGATCGCGGGCGAGACGGGCGAGGTCATCCCCGTCACCAACCCCGCCAATGCCGAACGTCTGGGCGATATCACCGCGCTCAACCGCAGCCAGTCGCGCGCGGCGGTCGATGCAGCCCAAGCCGCCTTTCTCGACTGGTCGATGACGCTGCCGCAGGAGCGCTCCGCCATTCTGCGCCGCTGGTTCGACCTGATCATCGCGGCGAAGGACGATCTGGCGCGGATCATGGTGCTCGAACAGGGCAAGCCGCTAAGCGAAGCCTTGGGCGAGATCGACTACGCGGCGAGCTTCATCGAATATTACGCCGAAGAGGCCAAGCGGCCGAATATCGAGGGCGTCACCTCTCATCTGCATGACGCAGAGGTGGAGCTGTGGCTCGAACCCGTGGGCGTCGTGGGCCTCGTCACGCCGTGGAACTTCCCCGCCGCGATGCTGACCCGCAAGGCCGCCGCCGCCATCGCGGCTGGCTGCACCGTGGTCGCCCACCCCTCGCATGAGACGCCCTATTCGGCGCTGGCGCTGGCGGAACTGGCCGAACGCGCGGGTCTGCCCGCAGGCGTGTTCAACGTGCTGACCGGCCACGCCCCGGAAATCGTCGAGCCGTGGTGCGACGACACCCGCGTGCGCGCACTCTCCTTCACCGGCTCGACCGAAGTGGGCCGGCTGCTCTATCGCCAATCCGCGGAGACCGTGAAGCGGCTGGTCCTCGAACTGGGCGGCCACGCCCCGGTCATCGTCTTCAAGGGCGCCGATCTGGATCAGGCCGTCGAAGAGGTCATCAAGGCGAAATTCGCGACTTCCGGGCAGGACTGCCTCGGCGCGAACCGGATCTATGTCGAGCGTCCAGTCTATGACGAATTCTGCCGCCGCTTCACCGAGGCCACGCAGGCGCTCACCGTGGGCATCGGCATGGACGATCCCGATATCGGCCCGCTGATGAACGAAAAGGCGGTGGCCAAGCAGGAAGAGCATGTGGCCGACGCGCTGGCCAAGGGCGCGAAACTGGCCTGCGGCGGCAAGCGGCTCGATCGTGGCCCGCTGTTCTTCGCGCCGACCGTGCTGACCGACGTGCCCGACAATGCCAAGATCATGCACGAAGAGACCTTCGGGCCGGTCGCTCCGATCACCGTCTTCGACACGGAAGAAGAGGTCTTCGCCAAGGCCAACGCGACCGAATACGGGCTGGTGGCTTACGTCCACAGCCAGAACCCGAAACGCATCTACCGCGCCACCCGCGCGCTGCAATTCGGCATGGTCGCGGTCAACCGCACCAAGGTCACCGGCGCGCCGATCCCGTTCGGCGGCATGAAGCAATCCGGCCTCGGCCGCGAAGGCTCGCGTCGCGGAATGGAGGAGTTCATGGAAATCAAATACGTCTGTCGCGACTGGGGCTGATCGCTCCGCCCGCCCGGACGACCCAAGACAAGAAGAAGGAGAGAAAATTGCTGACCAATGACCAACTCGACAAGTGGGATCGCGAAAGCTTCTTCCACCCCTCGACGCATCTCGCCCAGCACGCGCGCGGCGAGTCCCCCAACCGGATCGTCACCGGCGGCAAGGGCGTGTTCATCGAGGATCGCGACGGCAATAAGCTGCTCGACGCCTTTGCGGGCCTCTACTGCGTGAACGTGGGCTACGGGCGCACCGAAATCTCCGAGGCCATCGCCGAGCAGGCGAAGGAACTGGCCTATTACCACGCCTATGTCGGCCACGGCACCGAAGCCTCGATCACGCTGGCGCATATGGTCCTCGACCGTGCGCCCGATCACATGTCGAAGGTCTATTTCGGTCTGTCGGGCTCGGATGCGAACGAGACCAACATCAAGCTGGTCTGGTATTACAACAACATCCTGAACCGCCCCGAGAAGAAGAAGATCATCTCGCGCTGGCGCGGCTATCACGGCTCGGGCCTGATGACCGGCTCGCTGACGGGGCTCGAGCTGTTCCACAAGAAGTTCGACCTGCCGCTGAGCCAGGTGATCCACACCGAGGCGCCCTATTACTACCGCCGCCCCGATGAGGCGATGTCGGAAGAGGCCTTCACCGCCTATTGCGCGTCCGAGCTGGAGCAGCTGATCGAACGCGAAGGCCCCGACACCATCGCCGCCTTCATCGGCGAGCCGGTTCTGGGCACCGGCGGCATCGTGCCCCCGCCCGCGGGCTATTGGGAAGCGATCCAGAAGGTTCTGAACAAATACGACATCCTGCTGATCGCCGACGAGGTCGTGACCGGCTTCGGACGCCTGGGCTCCATGTTCGGCTCGGATCACTACGGTATGAAGCCCGACCTGATCACCATCGCGAAGGGCCTGACCTCGGCCTATGCGCCGCTCTCGGGCACGATTGTCAGCGACAAGATGTGGAAAGTGCTGGAGCAAGGCACGGACGAGAACGGCCCGATCGGCCACGGCTGGACCTACTCGGCGCACCCGATCGGGGCGGCGGCCGGCGTCGCGAACCTCGAACTGATCGACAAGCTGGGCCTCGTCGAGAACGCTGGCAAAGTGGGTAAATACCTCAATGACCAGATGCGCGCCGCCATCGGCGAGCACGCGAATGTCGGCGATATCCGCGGCGAAGGGATGCTCTGCGCGGTGGAATTCATGGCCGATCGCGACAACCGCAGCTTCTTCGACGCCTCCGACAAGATCGGCGCGAAGATCGCAGGCGCGATGGTCGAGCGTGGCGTGATCGGGCGCGCGATGCCGCAGGGCGACATCCTTGGCCTTGCCCCGCCGCTGTGCCTCACCGAGGCGGAGGCCGACAAGATCGTCGAAGTCACCGCCGATGCCGTGAAATCGGTTCTGGGCTAAGGCCCCTCGGCAAGGGTCGTCTTACGAGGCGATCCCTGCCAGCCATTCGGCAATCGCCGCGCGGCTGTCTGGATCGGGCGAATGGTGCGTGGCGATGAAATCGTCGAACCAGTCGCGCCGCTCCTCTGGCGTCTTCGCTCCAAGCGCCCAGCCAAGCTGCGCCGTCAACCGCTCAGCGTCACGGTGACACCGCCCGCAGGATTGTTTGAAAAGCTGCTCCGGATCCGACTCGGCCGAGGCGCTGCCCGCCCAAAGCATCAAAGATATCACCAAAAAGACGCGCATCACGCCCTCCCGAGAAACTCCAGAACCGAACGCGCCGCGCGCAGGCCGGGCGGCTCGCCGCCCTCGCCCAACCGGCGCATCACCTCTTCCATCGCGGCCATCTGCTCGTCTCGGGCCGCGTCTTCTTCCAGCAATTCCAGCATCTTCGCCGAAATGTCACGCGGCTTGCACTCGGGGCCGAGGAATTCCGGGATCACCCGCGTCTCCGAGACCAGATTGACCAGCGTCACCGTGTCGATCTTGAGCATCCGCGAGATCACGTGCCAGGTCAGGAAATTCGCGTCATAGGCGATCACCATCGGCACCCGGTTCGCGGCCAGCTCCAGACTGACCGTGCCCGAGGCCGCCAGCGCGATATCGGCGGCGGCGAAGGCCGCGCGCTTGTCGTCGGCATTCTCGACCACGATCGGCGCGACCGGCCAGCGCGCCGTCATCTCGCGCACCATCGGCGCCACGCCCCGCACGGTCGGCAGCACGACCCGCAGCCCCGGCTCGCGGTCGCGCAGCTGCATCAGCGCCTCGTCGAACCGCGCCCCGAGCCGCTTGACCTCGCCGCGCCGCGAGCCCGGCAGACACAGCGCCAGCGGTTGATCTTCGCCGATCATATGGGTCTCGCGGAAGGCCGCCGCGTCGGCCCCCGTCGCGCGCGGCTCGGCCACGACAGGATGGCCCACGAAATCGCAGCTCATTCCGGCGGCTTCCATATAGAGCGGCTCGAAAGGCAGCAGCGCCAGCACATGATCGACCACCTGCGCCATCTTCGCCGCGCGGCCCGGACGCCACGCCCAGACCGAGGGCGCGACATAGTGGATCACCTTGAGATCAGGGTGCTTTTCCTTCACCAGCCGCGCCACGCGCAGGCAGAAATCGGGGCTGTCGATGGTGATCAGCGCCTCGGCGCCGCTTTCGATCACGTGATCCGCGGTCTCGGCGATGCGGCGTTTGAGATGGCGGTATTTCGGCAGCACCTCCATCAGCCCCATGACCGAAAGCTCTTCCATCGGGAACAGGCTGGTGAGCCCCTGCGCGCCCATCTCCTCGCCGCCGATGCCGGACCAGTCCACGCCCGGCGCAAGCCCGTTGATCCCCGCCATCAGGGCGCCGCCGAGCTTGTCGCCCGATGCCTCGCCCGCGATGACGTAGAGCCTCATGGCTCCCGCGCCCAGAGAAAGAGGCCCGCGGCCTCGGCGGCCTCGATGACCGCGTCGCGATCGAGAAGCATCACGCCGCCCGCCTCTAAGGCGATGCCGGACAGGCCAGCGGCGGCGGCGTTCTTGACCGTATCGACACCGATCGCAGGCAGATCGGCACGACGGTCCTGATCGGGTTTCGGCGCCTTGTAGAAGACCCCTTTCACCGCTTTAAGATCGCCGCGCAAACCTTTGTGGTAACGCACGAAATCCAGCATCGCATCGGTGCCCGGCAAGGTCTCGACCGCGAGGCAAAGCCCGCGTCCGACGACCGCGCCCTGACCGATATCCGACGCCCCGAGCGCAGCCACAATCTCGGCTCCGCGTTCGGCATCTTCCTCGTCCACGACAGTCGGTTTTCCGCACAGCACGCCCGCCTCGGGCAGCAGCGCGGGGGCGATCTCATGCGCACCCACGACCTCCAGATCGAATTCCTCGAAGACCTCGATCACCGCGCGCAGCGTCGCATCGTCGCCCGCCTGCATCGCCATCGCGAGCCGCGGCACCAGCTGCGCCGAACGGGGATCGAACTGCTCGGGATCGATCGCCGGACGCTGCATCGCGCCCGCGAACACCACCCGCTCGATCCCGCGATCGGCCAGTTCGTCGAGAAACGGCACCAGCCGCTCGATCCGGAAGCGCAGATGCTCGCCGTCCAGATCGCAAGGCGCGCCGATCATTTCGCAGACCAGAATATCCGGCGCAGCCTCGGTCAGGATCGCGGGCAGACGGCCCGCCCCGGCGATCAGCGCGGTATGCGTGCCCCCGCTCATTTGCCGGGCGTCAGGAAGCTGCGGTCGGACGGGCCGAGGATGAAGTCGAGCACTTCGCGCGCCAATTCGCCTTCGACGCCCTCTTCCGAGAGGGTTCGCGCGCTTTCGCGGAAGCTGCCTTGTCCAAGCGCCTCGACGGTCTTGCGCAGCGCGGAGATTTCCTCGCGCGACGTCCCGCGACGCTTCAGCCCCACGAGGTTGAGCCCTTCGAGCCCCGCGCGCGGTCCCGCGACCAGCGCATGCGGGATCACATCCGCTGTCACCATCGACAGCGCGCCGATGATCGCGCCGCGCCCGATCCGGACGAATTGGTGCACGCCGGACAGGCCGCCGACGATGACGTCATCGCCCAGCACGCAATGCCCCGCGACCGCGACCGAATTCACCAGAATGACCCGGTCGCCCAGCTTGCAGTCATGCGCGACGTGGCAGGACGACATGAACAGGCCGTCATCGCCGATCTCGGTCAGCCCGCCGCCGCCTTCGGTGCCGGTATTCATCGTCACATATTCGCGGATGCGGTTGCGCTTGCCGATCTTCAGCCGCGTCTTCTCGCCGTTGAATTTCAGGTCCTGCGGAATCTGGCCGAGCGAGGCGAAAGGATAGACCTCCGTCTCGTCGCCGATCTCGGTCGCGCCCTGCAGCACGACATGGCTTTGCAGGCTGACGCCCCGGCCCAGCACGACCTCGGGGCCGACCACGCAGAACGGGCCGATCCGGCAGTCCGGACCGATCACCGCGCCGGCTTCGATCACCGAGGACGCGTGAATCTGCGCACTTGGGTCAATGCTCATGCATTCAGCCCTGAAGGTCCATCATGGCGGTGAACTCGGCCTCTGCGGCCAATTCACCATTCACCGTACCACGGCCTTCAAATTTCCAGATCTTGCCGCCGCCGCGCTTCACGGTGACATGCAGTTCGAGCACGTCGCCCGGCACCACCTTGCGGCGGAACTTGCACTTGTCGATGCCCATGAAATAGGTCAGCAGCGGCTTGTCGATCACGTCGAGCGAGATGCCCACCACCACGGCAGAGGTCTGCGCCATCGCCTCGACGATGGTGACGCCGGGCATGATCGGCTCTTCCGGGAAATGGCCCTGGAAATGCGGCTCGTTCGCGGTGACGTTCTTGATGCCGACTGCCCCTTTGTTCGGGACGATGTCACGCACCTTGTCGATCAGCAGGAACGGATAGCGATGCGGAATGATGCGCTTGATGAGCGACAGATCGGCTTCGGTATAGGGGGCGGGTTCGGTCATGAGCTGTCCTCGTTCTTGGGCGCAATGCGCCTGCGGCGGTATCAGTTTGCCGCATCACGCGATCGTCGCTTTTGGATTGTTGCTAGCAATCGCGGCCCCGCTTGGCAAGCAGCGCGCGCCTGCTATTGCGCCGTCGTGGCGTCGCTTTGCGTGCCCTGAGTGCCATTCACGACCGGTAGGCCAAGCGGCAGACCGGGCGCGTCGCGGGTCGCCCCGTCGAGCGTCGAATTACCGTCGCCCTTGGGCGCGGTATTCGGGGTCGTATCCACGAAAACGCCTGCTTCGCCGCTTTGATCCGTCGTCGCATCATTTCCAGCCTGATCTGGAGCGGGTTGCGCCGGCGTCGTTTGCGCTGGCGGCGCAGGTGCGTCCGGTGCAGCGCCCGCCCCCGTCGACGCGTTGCCAGAGCCATCGTTCGACGTCGGCGGAACCAAAGGCGTCACCCGCCCGGCCCCGTCGCCGATTTCCTTGTCGACCCGCGCGCCCAGTTCCTGCGTCACATCGGCCTGCGCGAGCCCGCGGATGATCGCGCGGGAATCGAGCACAACGACCGCACCGCGCGCCTTCAGCACCTCGTCGAGCAGCGGCACCACCGTCTGCACGAAGGTCTGATGTTCCTGATTCAACTGACTCTGGATCGCATCGGCCTTGGCCTTCTGGGCCTTGCGAATATCGGTCGCCCGCTTGTCGAAGGCATCGGCGGCTTGCTGGAACTCATCCGAGGGCATCGTCAGCCGCTCCTCGGTGAGCTTGCGCTCCTCCGCCTCGAGCTGGCTCGCGATCCGGTCGTTTTCCTTGCGCAGCGCGCTCGACGCGGCCTGAATCTCGGATTGCACCCGCTTGCCCCAGAGAGAATTGTCGTAAAGCTTCTCCCAATCGAGGGTCAGAACCGCACTCGATTGCACGCGCGGCCCGGGCGCAGGCACTTGCGCATCCCCGGCCTGGCCCGCCGATTGCGCGACAGCCGCGCCGGGCCCGAAGGCCAGCGCGGCTGCGATAAAGGATACCGTGAAGCGGCTCAGACGCATCGCGCGCCCTTAGAACTGCGTGGAAAGCGACAGATCGAAGTTCTGGGTCTTGTCGTAGCTTTCTTTCTTGATCGCGCGCGAGAAGTTCAGACGCAGCGGACCGATCGCGGATTTCCAGAAGATCGAGACGCCGA contains:
- a CDS encoding OmpH family outer membrane protein, with the protein product MRLSRFTVSFIAAALAFGPGAAVAQSAGQAGDAQVPAPGPRVQSSAVLTLDWEKLYDNSLWGKRVQSEIQAASSALRKENDRIASQLEAEERKLTEERLTMPSDEFQQAADAFDKRATDIRKAQKAKADAIQSQLNQEHQTFVQTVVPLLDEVLKARGAVVVLDSRAIIRGLAQADVTQELGARVDKEIGDGAGRVTPLVPPTSNDGSGNASTGAGAAPDAPAPPAQTTPAQPAPDQAGNDATTDQSGEAGVFVDTTPNTAPKGDGNSTLDGATRDAPGLPLGLPVVNGTQGTQSDATTAQ